The Naumovozyma castellii chromosome 2, complete genome sequence CCTAATTTCATCACACAATCCACCAGGGAAATTTGGCAGGCATGTTGCTTCTGTGTAAAGACTGCAATTGAGCAATGTAAGGTAGATAAAAGTTTAGTATTAGGAATTGGGTTCGATGCAACCTGTTCCCTAGTCGCTATAGAAAAAGGAACCGACAAACAAGTAGGTGTTGGTCCTAATTTCGAAAACCGTGATATGAATGTCATACTTTGGATGGATCATAGGGCAGTTAAGGAagcaaatgaaattaatgcTACGAATGACAAGTGTTTAAAGTACGTTGGTGGTGCTATGTCAGTGGAGATGGACATTCCAAAAATTAAGTGGTTAAAGAACAATATGGATCCTAACATGTTTAAGAAATGtgaattttttgaattagCAGACTATCTGACTTTCAAAGCTACCGGGAAAAGAACAAGGTCGTTTTGTTCAGTCGTTTGTAAACAAGGATTTTTACCCAATGGGGTTGAAGGTTCTAGCGAAGGTTGGTCTAAAGAATTTCTAAGCAGTATTGGATTAGAAGACTTAGCAGGAAACTCATACGACAGCCTTGGTGGAGCCTTAAAAAATGATTCACAGGATAATTTCCAGTCTAGCGGTAAATGTTTGGGACCTCTAAGCAACGAAGCTGTCATTGAGTTAGGATTGTCAGAAAATTGTGTGGTTGGAGCTGGTATAATTGATGCATATGCTGGCCTCATTGGTACGATTGCTGCAACATCGGAGGGCTCCCATCAAATTAAGAATGACTCTTCTATCGGTTTACAAAACGCAATAGGAAGATTAGCATCTGTTGCTGGTACTTCAACATGTCACCTTTTGCTATCAAAGGATCCCGTGTTTGTTCCAGGAGTTTGGGGCCCATATAGGGATGTTGTTGCCGATGGATACTGGTGTGCAGAAGGTGGACAAACGTGTACCGGTGAAT is a genomic window containing:
- the NCAS0B03870 gene encoding putative phosphotransferase (ancestral locus Anc_8.257), whose translation is MSVFTEKKNTDEQTGYYVGIDVGTGSVRACVVDSCGNMLSLVEKSINREELKPNFITQSTREIWQACCFCVKTAIEQCKVDKSLVLGIGFDATCSLVAIEKGTDKQVGVGPNFENRDMNVILWMDHRAVKEANEINATNDKCLKYVGGAMSVEMDIPKIKWLKNNMDPNMFKKCEFFELADYLTFKATGKRTRSFCSVVCKQGFLPNGVEGSSEGWSKEFLSSIGLEDLAGNSYDSLGGALKNDSQDNFQSSGKCLGPLSNEAVIELGLSENCVVGAGIIDAYAGLIGTIAATSEGSHQIKNDSSIGLQNAIGRLASVAGTSTCHLLLSKDPVFVPGVWGPYRDVVADGYWCAEGGQTCTGELLSYVLSIHPAFKELINASGVAKIDKFQYLNNMLDELTIKHKVNSKLQLAKHIFFYGDYRGNRSPYADPMMSAAIIGQSMNHNLENLAVTYLAACEFIAQQTRQIVETIRKAGTHVSYIYMSGGQCRNKLLMKLLSDCTGLPIMLPKYVDAAVVFGAAILGATADASRKSVEIECDFGFMLWETMDRMTPHGTLLEPNDVNHPDRKLLDVKYQIFLDMAETQRKYRQMVDDIDI